A genome region from Tenebrio molitor chromosome 4, icTenMoli1.1, whole genome shotgun sequence includes the following:
- the LOC138129910 gene encoding uncharacterized protein, with translation MTSAASHFGTSSDVQMSNMLFPCPVWRDAKQAVSALKMTCPPDYRLYSVVGMKGRSVVVCSWTVNYILQTEEKNWKFEEFVRDMERIKWENADTCDMQVLRISGQVICQHVFSLRCQKGEDCKRDGWSYMMQDYHPGLHEIDDVGVEMYWPNVVEVVNDDNNEDKGYHSLNEEESQKED, from the exons ATGACTTCTGCCGCAAGTCACTTTGGAACCAGCTCCGACGTCCAAATGTCCAAC ATGCTCTTCCCTTGTCCTGTGTGGCGAGACGCCAAACAAGCGGTCTCCGCTTTGAAGATGACTTGTCCTCCCGACTACAGACTTTACTCTGTAGTAGGAATGAAAGGGCGCTCGGTGGTGGTCTGTTCCTGGACCGTCAACTACATCCTCCAGACCGAAGAGAAAAACTGGAAGTTCGAGGAGTTTGTCAGGGACATGGAAAGGATCAAGTGGGAAAATGCCGACACGTGCGACATGCAGGTTCTTCGGATCAGCGGCCAGGTTATCTGTCAGCATGTCTTCTCTCTTCGGTGCCAAAAAGGGGAAGATTGCAAACGGGACGGGTGGTCGTACATGATGCAAGACTACCATCCAGGGCTTCACGAAATCGACGATGTTGGGGTTGAGATGTATTGGCCCAACGTGGTGGAGGTGGTGAATGACGATAACAACGAGGACAAGGGGTACCATTCGCTAAACGAGGAGGAATCTCAAAAGGAAGACTAA
- the LOC138129365 gene encoding uncharacterized protein gives MDFRCPIWSNVPGVVARLRQTCPPDYKIISVIGIKGRHILPCTWTVNYRVTKPQNWTVDNFWRDVVANNPGNVHTTQVNILEHGASVVCQHMMRVACASGPRCVMEAAVEGMLEGYAPELEHIDGVAVRLLWPASIEDVDDEDEGYGSSWGEDENV, from the coding sequence ATGGACTTCCGCTGCCCAATTTGGTCTAACGTCCCAGGAGTGGTGGCGCGCCTGCGGCAGACTTGTCCCCCGGACTACAAAATCATCAGCGTCATCGGAATAAAGGGTCGTCACATCCTCCCTTGCACTTGGACGGTAAACTACCGCGTCACCAAACCCCAAAATTGGACGGTTGACAACTTCTGGAGGGACGTCGTGGCGAACAACCCCGGAAACGTGCATACCACCCAGGTGAACATTCTCGAGCATGGGGCTTCCGTCGTGTGCCAACACATGATGAGGGTGGCTTGTGCGAGCGGCCCCAGGTGCGTGATGGAGGCTGCAGTGGAGGGTATGCTGGAGGGCTACGCACCAGAGCTGGAACATATCGATGGGGTTGCTGTCCGGCTGCTGTGGCCGGCTTCGATCGAGGATGTGGACGACGAGGACGAAGGATATGGAAGTTCGTGGGGCGAAGACGAGAATGTGTAA